In one Micromonospora polyrhachis genomic region, the following are encoded:
- the rocD gene encoding ornithine--oxo-acid transaminase, translating into MIVDDALRTPTADDTLRTPSAVRDAERWTAHNYHPLPVVIESAEGAWLTDVDGRRYLDCLAGYSALNFGHRHPALIAAAHAQLDRLTLTSRAFIHDQFAAFCQELSQLCGKELVLPMNTGAEAVETAIKVARKWGYQVKGVPSGQATIVVADGNFHGRTTTIVSFSTDPDARDDFGPYTPGFRIVPYGDLAALTEAIDDTTVAVLLEPIQGEQGVVVPPAGYLSGVRRVCTERNVLFLADEIQSGLGRTGTTFACDHEDVVPDMYLLGKALGGGIVPVSAVAADRSVLGVLRPGEHGSTFGGNPLACAVATEVVRLLATGEFQRRSAELGVHLHTALQKLVGQGLLAVRGRGLWAGIDIDPALMTGRQACERLAERGILAKDTHGSTIRLAPPLVVTVEELDHAVEQLAAVLRG; encoded by the coding sequence ATGATCGTGGATGACGCCCTGCGTACCCCGACGGCGGACGACACCCTGCGTACCCCGTCAGCGGTGCGCGACGCGGAACGCTGGACCGCGCACAACTACCACCCGTTACCGGTGGTCATCGAATCAGCCGAGGGCGCCTGGCTGACCGATGTCGACGGCCGGCGCTACCTGGACTGCCTGGCCGGCTACTCGGCACTCAACTTCGGGCACCGGCATCCGGCGCTGATCGCCGCCGCCCATGCCCAGCTCGACCGGCTCACCCTGACCAGCCGCGCGTTCATCCACGACCAGTTCGCCGCCTTCTGCCAAGAGCTGTCGCAGCTGTGCGGCAAGGAACTGGTGTTGCCGATGAACACCGGGGCGGAGGCGGTGGAGACCGCCATCAAGGTGGCCCGCAAGTGGGGCTACCAGGTCAAGGGCGTGCCATCCGGCCAGGCCACCATCGTGGTCGCCGACGGCAACTTCCACGGGCGTACGACCACCATCGTCAGCTTCTCCACCGACCCGGACGCCCGCGACGACTTCGGGCCGTACACCCCCGGGTTCCGGATCGTCCCGTACGGCGACCTGGCCGCGTTGACCGAGGCGATCGACGACACCACGGTGGCCGTACTGCTGGAGCCGATCCAGGGCGAGCAGGGCGTGGTCGTCCCGCCGGCCGGTTACCTCTCCGGCGTACGTCGGGTGTGCACCGAGCGGAACGTGCTCTTCCTCGCCGACGAGATCCAGTCCGGGCTGGGCCGGACCGGTACGACGTTCGCCTGTGACCACGAGGACGTCGTACCGGACATGTACCTGCTCGGCAAGGCGCTGGGCGGGGGCATCGTGCCGGTGTCGGCGGTGGCCGCCGACCGGTCGGTGCTCGGGGTGCTGCGCCCCGGCGAGCACGGCTCCACCTTCGGCGGAAACCCGCTGGCCTGTGCGGTGGCGACCGAGGTGGTCCGGCTGCTGGCCACCGGGGAGTTCCAGCGGCGCTCCGCCGAGCTGGGCGTACACCTGCACACCGCGTTGCAGAAGCTGGTCGGCCAGGGCCTGCTGGCGGTACGCGGCCGGGGCCTGTGGGCCGGGATCGACATCGACCCGGCGCTGATGACCGGCCGGCAGGCGTGTGAGCGGTTGGCCGAGCGCGGCATCCTGGCCAAGGACACCCACGGTTCGACCATCCGGTTGGCTCCGCCGCTGGTCGTCACCGTCGAGGAGTTGGACCACGCGGTCGAACAGTTGGCCGCCGTACTGCGCGGCTGA
- a CDS encoding enterochelin esterase domain-containing protein, which produces MGSTAPRTEGTFEGLSRPTGPNDVFDVPRSPVVPPHRPRPYPLPVCTSPRITALAAAVVDLDESATAAAVASFWAQVAVEGTPLVESDGTDHVVTFLWRDDAAQSVVLHLNKLTDFHDLRQSTMRRLPGTDVWHLSYRMPGTWRGSYTIGPLDVPVSEFDPTGAPDRTLWQRLRSATVTDPLNRFPLADGPDGPVLSTVSLPDAPAQPWLAPRPGTPSGTITVHRFESVALGGTRTVRLWAPPGDGQADLGGYGDGQADLGQRGDRQADLGQCGDLAVVVLLDGDLWGDQGALGSTLDNLVAAGRIPPTAVLMVDPVDMPTRTRDLACNPYFVDFLVDELLPWAGRRVPITVDPARSVIAGQSLGGLTAAYAALRAPHRFGAVLSQSGSFWYPRDDWFATRVAGTAAVRDIRWYLEVGTREWDLLDRTRQLRDILRAADAPVDYHEYDGGHDPVCWRGGLADGLIALVGRA; this is translated from the coding sequence ATGGGCAGTACCGCACCGCGCACCGAGGGCACCTTCGAAGGGCTGAGCCGCCCGACCGGGCCAAACGATGTCTTCGACGTGCCACGCAGTCCGGTCGTGCCGCCGCACCGGCCCCGGCCGTACCCGTTGCCGGTCTGTACCAGCCCGCGCATCACCGCGTTGGCCGCCGCCGTTGTCGACTTGGACGAGTCGGCGACGGCAGCGGCGGTCGCCTCGTTCTGGGCGCAGGTCGCGGTGGAAGGTACGCCACTGGTCGAGTCGGACGGCACCGATCACGTGGTCACGTTCCTGTGGCGGGATGATGCGGCACAGTCGGTCGTACTGCACCTGAACAAGTTGACCGACTTCCACGACCTGCGGCAGAGCACCATGCGCCGGCTGCCCGGTACGGACGTGTGGCACCTCAGCTACCGGATGCCGGGCACCTGGCGGGGGAGCTACACGATCGGCCCGCTGGACGTACCGGTGTCGGAGTTCGACCCGACCGGCGCGCCCGACCGTACCCTCTGGCAGCGGCTACGGTCGGCGACGGTGACCGACCCACTCAACCGGTTTCCACTGGCGGACGGACCCGACGGGCCGGTGCTGTCGACGGTGAGTTTGCCCGACGCGCCCGCCCAGCCGTGGCTGGCCCCGCGACCAGGCACACCGAGCGGCACCATCACGGTGCACCGGTTCGAGAGCGTCGCGCTCGGCGGTACACGTACCGTCCGGCTCTGGGCACCGCCCGGCGACGGGCAGGCTGACCTGGGCGGGTACGGCGACGGGCAGGCTGACCTGGGCCAGCGCGGTGACAGGCAGGCTGACCTGGGCCAGTGCGGCGACCTGGCGGTGGTGGTCCTGCTCGACGGCGACCTCTGGGGCGACCAGGGTGCCCTCGGCTCCACTCTGGACAATCTCGTTGCGGCGGGCCGCATCCCGCCGACGGCGGTGCTCATGGTCGATCCGGTCGACATGCCCACCCGTACGCGGGATCTCGCCTGCAACCCGTACTTCGTGGACTTCCTCGTCGACGAGTTGCTGCCCTGGGCAGGTCGGCGGGTGCCGATCACCGTCGACCCGGCCCGTAGCGTCATCGCCGGTCAGAGCCTGGGTGGGCTCACCGCCGCCTACGCGGCACTGCGCGCACCGCACCGGTTCGGGGCCGTACTGTCGCAGTCCGGCTCGTTCTGGTATCCCCGCGACGACTGGTTCGCCACCCGGGTCGCCGGGACGGCAGCGGTCCGCGACATCCGCTGGTACCTCGAAGTCGGCACCCGGGAGTGGGACCTGCTCGACCGGACCCGGCAGCTCCGCGACATCCTGCGGGCCGCCGACGCCCCCGTCGACTACCACGAGTACGACGGCGGCCACGACCCGGTCTGCTGGCGAGGCGGCCTGGCCGACGGCCTGATCGCGCTGGTGGGTCGCGCCTGA
- a CDS encoding golvesin C-terminal-like domain-containing protein produces MTGHLSRRDVMRGAVLLGVGTATGGLSLAGAAPALAVESPTIASCATWGARNPSSPLNVISSSPDKILIHHTASANVSDTSLSYAYSFARTVQGWHMDGNGWADSGQHFTISRGGHVMEGRHNSLSRLRAGSGMVVGAHCPGQNDKAIGIENEGTYTSATPPAVLYNKLVQFCAYICEQYNIAPTRIYGHRDYVATACPGDVLYAKLPQLRSDVAAALGGTTPPAFSVVVDNITAGRFTASANWLTSSYSAERYGADYRYANPQAISDAAYYKANIPAEGNYRIEAWYPGIAGYNTATPYVVLAKGGNQTVIVDQSTGGGAWKTLGTFTLTAGDKDVVGVSRWSSATGYVIADAVRITRV; encoded by the coding sequence ATGACCGGTCACCTGTCCCGCCGGGACGTCATGCGTGGTGCGGTACTCCTCGGCGTCGGCACCGCCACCGGCGGACTGTCGCTCGCCGGTGCCGCGCCGGCCCTCGCCGTCGAATCACCCACCATCGCCAGCTGCGCCACCTGGGGTGCCCGCAACCCCTCCAGCCCGCTCAACGTCATCTCGTCCTCGCCGGACAAGATCCTCATCCACCACACGGCCAGCGCGAACGTCAGCGACACCTCGCTGTCGTACGCCTACTCGTTCGCCCGTACCGTCCAGGGCTGGCACATGGACGGCAACGGCTGGGCCGACAGTGGCCAACACTTCACCATCAGCCGGGGTGGGCACGTGATGGAGGGCCGGCACAACAGCCTCAGCCGACTGCGGGCCGGCAGCGGGATGGTCGTCGGGGCGCACTGCCCCGGCCAGAACGACAAGGCCATCGGGATCGAGAACGAGGGGACCTACACCTCCGCCACCCCGCCGGCCGTGCTCTACAACAAGCTGGTGCAGTTCTGCGCGTACATCTGCGAGCAGTACAACATCGCCCCGACCCGGATCTACGGTCACCGCGACTACGTGGCCACCGCCTGCCCGGGTGACGTGCTCTACGCCAAGCTGCCGCAACTGCGCTCCGACGTCGCCGCCGCGCTCGGCGGCACCACCCCGCCGGCGTTCAGCGTCGTCGTCGACAACATCACCGCCGGTCGGTTCACCGCCAGTGCCAACTGGCTCACCTCCAGCTACTCCGCCGAGCGGTACGGCGCGGACTACCGGTACGCCAACCCGCAGGCGATCAGCGACGCCGCCTACTACAAGGCGAACATCCCGGCCGAGGGCAACTACCGGATCGAGGCCTGGTACCCGGGCATTGCCGGCTACAACACGGCCACGCCGTACGTCGTCCTCGCCAAGGGCGGCAACCAGACCGTCATCGTCGACCAGAGCACCGGAGGCGGGGCGTGGAAGACGCTCGGCACCTTCACCCTCACCGCCGGTGACAAGGACGTGGTCGGGGTGAGCCGGTGGTCCAGCGCCACCGGATACGTCATCGCCGACGCCGTACGGATCACCCGCGTCTGA
- a CDS encoding Fpg/Nei family DNA glycosylase, whose amino-acid sequence MPEGHVIHRLATRHRTLFAGDKVLAASPQGRFAEGAALLSGSILDDTEACGKHLLHHYDNGLSLHIHLGLYGKFADGDGEPPEPVGQVRLQLASDRHWLELRGPTVCELLSPPEVDALRNRLGVDPLRADADPTAAYARIGRSNVALAGLLMDQSIVAGTGLIFVTEVLFRAGLSPTLPGRQLTPTAWATIWADLVELMGAAVDVGHIDTVRPEHLPEAMGRPPRVDPHGGEVYVYRRAGLPCHVCGTEIRQGELAGRNSYWCPTCQPPFDDER is encoded by the coding sequence GTGCCTGAAGGACATGTGATCCACCGCCTGGCGACGCGACACCGTACGTTGTTCGCTGGCGACAAGGTGCTGGCCGCCAGCCCGCAGGGCCGGTTCGCCGAGGGCGCGGCGCTACTCTCCGGATCGATCCTGGACGACACCGAGGCATGCGGCAAGCACCTGCTGCACCACTACGACAACGGGCTGAGCCTGCACATCCACCTCGGGCTCTACGGCAAGTTCGCCGACGGCGACGGCGAGCCACCGGAGCCGGTCGGCCAGGTACGTCTCCAGTTGGCCAGTGACCGGCACTGGCTGGAGTTGCGCGGCCCCACCGTCTGCGAACTGCTCTCCCCGCCCGAGGTCGACGCCTTGCGCAACCGGCTCGGCGTCGACCCGCTGCGCGCCGACGCCGACCCGACCGCCGCCTACGCCCGGATCGGGCGCAGCAACGTCGCCCTGGCGGGGCTGCTGATGGACCAGTCGATCGTGGCCGGCACCGGTCTGATCTTCGTGACCGAGGTGCTGTTCCGGGCCGGTCTGTCGCCGACCCTGCCCGGCCGGCAGCTCACCCCGACGGCGTGGGCGACGATCTGGGCGGATCTGGTCGAGCTGATGGGCGCGGCGGTGGATGTCGGGCACATCGACACGGTCCGCCCCGAGCACCTGCCGGAGGCGATGGGTCGCCCACCGCGCGTCGATCCGCACGGTGGCGAGGTGTACGTCTACCGTCGCGCTGGCCTGCCCTGCCACGTCTGCGGCACGGAGATCCGTCAGGGCGAACTCGCCGGGCGCAACTCGTACTGGTGCCCCACCTGCCAACCACCCTTCGACGATGAACGCTAG
- a CDS encoding DUF397 domain-containing protein, with product MPDLSGARWRKSTRSGGSGGECVEVAGNLVGVVGIRDSKDVAGPVLAVEPSAWTAFLSGVKSGRLAR from the coding sequence ATGCCTGACCTGAGCGGTGCCCGGTGGCGCAAGTCCACCCGCAGTGGCGGTAGCGGCGGAGAGTGTGTCGAGGTGGCCGGCAACCTCGTCGGGGTCGTCGGTATTCGGGACAGCAAGGACGTTGCCGGTCCGGTGCTGGCGGTCGAGCCGAGCGCCTGGACGGCGTTCCTGAGCGGCGTGAAGTCCGGCCGTCTGGCCCGGTGA
- a CDS encoding MerR family transcriptional regulator: MPEELLPIGRFARMCRLSVKQLRHYDDVGLLPPAHVDPVTGYRYYRRDQVRDALAVALLRTLDVPLAAITQTLRGDGSAQTAALRAERDRLEARLVRQRNTLQALERLLRDGLLRQEVGLTREPPRRLLVVQTVCAVDEIGTAVAGCMTQLSSVLPGLPWTPPMWGLFPVDVDGRLRIAVGVESAADPVGGMTVEHLSGGLAAVATHVGPYEHLTLTYQAIFAWIHERGLRPHGPVREAYLADPTTSDPAQLATRIVIPIEDEDEC; encoded by the coding sequence ATGCCCGAGGAGTTACTGCCCATCGGCCGCTTCGCCCGGATGTGCCGGCTGAGCGTCAAGCAGCTACGGCACTACGACGATGTGGGACTGCTGCCGCCGGCACACGTCGACCCGGTCACCGGCTACCGCTACTACCGCCGTGACCAGGTACGCGACGCGCTGGCGGTCGCCCTGCTCCGTACGCTCGACGTGCCACTGGCGGCGATCACACAGACGCTACGGGGTGACGGGAGCGCCCAGACCGCCGCCCTGCGCGCCGAGCGGGACCGGTTGGAGGCGCGGCTGGTTCGGCAGCGGAACACCCTTCAGGCACTGGAACGGCTGCTCCGCGACGGGCTACTGCGGCAGGAAGTCGGCCTGACCCGGGAACCGCCCCGACGGCTGCTGGTCGTCCAGACCGTATGCGCAGTGGACGAGATCGGTACGGCGGTCGCCGGATGCATGACGCAGTTGTCGAGCGTGCTGCCCGGCCTGCCGTGGACACCGCCGATGTGGGGGCTGTTTCCGGTCGACGTCGACGGGCGGTTGCGGATCGCCGTCGGCGTGGAGAGCGCCGCCGACCCGGTGGGCGGGATGACGGTGGAGCACCTGTCCGGGGGACTGGCCGCCGTCGCCACCCACGTTGGCCCGTACGAGCACCTGACCCTGACGTACCAGGCGATCTTTGCCTGGATCCATGAGCGGGGGCTGCGCCCCCATGGCCCGGTACGCGAGGCGTACCTGGCCGATCCGACAACGAGCGATCCGGCGCAGTTGGCGACCCGGATCGTGATCCCTATCGAGGATGAGGACGAATGCTGA
- a CDS encoding DUF397 domain-containing protein: MPDLSGAKWRKATRSGGSGGDCVEVAGNLVGVVGIRDSKDVAGPVLAVEPSAWTAFLAGVKTGHLIH; the protein is encoded by the coding sequence ATGCCTGACCTGAGTGGTGCGAAGTGGCGCAAGGCCACCCGCAGTGGTGGCAGCGGCGGAGACTGTGTCGAGGTGGCCGGCAACCTCGTTGGTGTGGTGGGCATTCGGGACAGCAAGGACGTTGCCGGTCCGGTGCTGGCGGTCGAGCCGAGCGCGTGGACGGCGTTCCTGGCCGGGGTGAAGACGGGCCACCTGATCCACTGA
- a CDS encoding ADP-ribosylglycohydrolase family protein encodes MWTDDTAMAISLYRTLRDHGQVVQDELADGFASEYAADPYRNYGLAMPRRGDHDPMDVKTDWLGP; translated from the coding sequence CTGTGGACCGATGACACCGCGATGGCCATCTCGCTTTACCGGACGCTGCGCGATCACGGACAGGTGGTCCAGGATGAGCTGGCCGACGGGTTCGCCAGCGAATACGCCGCCGATCCGTATCGCAACTACGGCCTGGCCATGCCCCGACGAGGTGATCACGACCCTATGGACGTTAAAACCGACTGGTTAGGTCCATAG
- a CDS encoding FHA domain-containing protein: MRFEISKVLDAIEGRVCTDPALARAVLDLADVVRYVDLDGGRPASLLRLGITIDALGRQLQEDGAPVYAVVHRGLLSDADLTSNERMVIRRWADDGLVEVLDHHPADRMLEVADLLGLPVLSRQRFDGLAGRFPWVTEPGRVLAPISSANGPTLKARVGVSVPTAVGPSPTGAKLLARMWRCPELGCALFGGGGGGAFADLRAERAPYGQPPPSLRTGVPTCPRHERRLSDVGPRPRIEVLAVRIGGQIRRRFVVAPDEQVVVGRAPEQSDGIRLGQWLNDEARRWISRNHVSFELRGGDLVARDVSTNGSGIRPGGSMDEAQRVALTNQQARALGTGDIVELYPGVQIGRAAKMTSGGDFNPTSVMAEAPTMAIRLNR, translated from the coding sequence GTGAGATTCGAGATCAGCAAGGTCCTGGACGCGATCGAGGGCCGGGTCTGCACCGATCCCGCGCTGGCTCGGGCGGTGCTCGACCTGGCCGACGTGGTCCGGTACGTCGACCTCGACGGGGGCCGACCGGCCAGCCTGTTGCGGCTCGGCATCACCATCGACGCGCTGGGCCGGCAACTCCAGGAGGACGGCGCACCGGTCTACGCGGTGGTGCACCGGGGGTTGCTCTCCGACGCCGACCTGACCTCCAACGAGCGGATGGTGATCCGCCGCTGGGCCGACGACGGCCTGGTCGAGGTCCTGGACCACCACCCCGCCGACCGGATGCTTGAGGTGGCCGACCTGCTCGGCCTGCCGGTACTCAGCCGGCAACGTTTCGACGGGCTCGCCGGGCGCTTCCCGTGGGTGACCGAACCGGGGCGGGTGCTTGCCCCGATCTCCAGCGCGAATGGTCCCACCCTGAAGGCCCGAGTGGGCGTCAGCGTGCCCACCGCGGTCGGCCCGTCACCGACCGGTGCCAAGCTGCTCGCCCGCATGTGGCGCTGCCCCGAGCTGGGATGTGCCCTGTTCGGCGGGGGTGGGGGCGGTGCCTTCGCCGATCTGCGGGCCGAGCGAGCGCCGTACGGCCAGCCCCCGCCGAGCCTGCGTACCGGGGTGCCGACCTGTCCCCGGCACGAGCGTCGGCTCTCCGACGTCGGTCCGCGCCCCAGGATCGAGGTGCTCGCCGTACGGATCGGTGGGCAGATCCGGCGGCGGTTCGTGGTCGCGCCCGACGAGCAGGTGGTGGTGGGCCGGGCACCGGAGCAGTCCGACGGCATCCGGCTCGGCCAGTGGCTCAACGACGAGGCCCGGCGCTGGATCAGCCGCAACCACGTCAGCTTCGAACTGCGGGGCGGCGACCTGGTCGCCCGGGACGTGAGCACCAATGGTTCGGGCATCCGGCCGGGTGGCTCGATGGACGAGGCGCAGCGGGTGGCCCTGACCAATCAGCAGGCTCGGGCGCTGGGCACCGGCGACATCGTGGAGTTGTACCCGGGCGTGCAGATCGGACGGGCGGCGAAGATGACCTCCGGCGGCGACTTCAACCCGACCTCGGTCATGGCCGAGGCTCCCACCATGGCGATCCGCCTCAACCGGTAA
- the ddaH gene encoding dimethylargininase, protein MDATGRRYLMCRPTYFAVEYAINPWMDPTAPVDTALAVRQWETLRQTYLDLGHHVEEIEPLPGLPDMVFAANGGIVIDGRALAVQFRDPQRADEAPAYRAWFERAGFEMYDPKHVNEGEGDLLLAGDLLLAGTGFRTAHAEHAHLQEVFGRPVITLQLVDPRYYHLDTALCVLDERNVAYLPEAFSPGSQAVLRRLFPDAVLATAADAAVFGLNAVSDGRHVVLPRQATALAGALRDRGYETIGVDLSELHKAGGGPKCCTLTLRKGEASK, encoded by the coding sequence TTGGACGCCACCGGTCGGCGCTATCTGATGTGCCGGCCGACGTACTTCGCTGTCGAATACGCGATCAACCCGTGGATGGATCCCACCGCCCCGGTCGACACCGCGCTCGCCGTCCGGCAGTGGGAGACGCTGCGTCAGACGTACCTCGATCTGGGGCACCACGTCGAGGAGATCGAACCGCTGCCCGGCCTGCCGGACATGGTCTTCGCCGCCAACGGTGGGATCGTCATCGACGGTCGGGCGCTGGCGGTGCAGTTCCGCGACCCGCAGCGCGCGGACGAGGCACCGGCCTACCGGGCCTGGTTCGAGCGTGCCGGCTTCGAGATGTACGACCCCAAGCACGTCAACGAGGGCGAGGGCGACCTGCTGCTCGCCGGTGACCTGCTACTCGCCGGCACCGGTTTCCGCACCGCCCACGCCGAGCACGCCCACCTCCAGGAGGTCTTCGGGCGGCCGGTGATCACGCTGCAACTGGTCGACCCGCGCTACTACCACCTGGACACCGCGCTCTGCGTTCTCGACGAACGGAACGTCGCATACCTGCCGGAAGCCTTCTCCCCCGGCAGCCAGGCGGTGCTGCGGCGGCTCTTCCCGGACGCGGTGTTGGCCACCGCCGCCGACGCGGCGGTGTTCGGCCTCAACGCGGTCAGCGACGGACGGCACGTGGTGCTGCCCCGCCAGGCCACCGCGCTGGCCGGCGCGCTGCGCGACCGGGGCTACGAGACGATCGGCGTCGACCTGTCCGAGCTGCACAAAGCCGGCGGCGGCCCGAAGTGCTGCACGTTGACGTTGCGTAAAGGAGAGGCAAGCAAATGA
- a CDS encoding helix-turn-helix domain-containing protein gives MDETSGSTVPRRQLGRLLTQLREEAAVTLDAAAEELDCSRQKIWRIEKGLVPARVIDVRALCTRYGVAEEVTELVLGLARETRATGWWHSYGSAVPTWFSLYVGLEERARQVRMYNGELIPGLLQTRAYATELFRRKSPTMPPEEREKLVTVRLQRQNVLTRRLPPAPTLRVVLSEAVLLRSPLDRAGMGDQLRHLLEAGDRDNISIRVLPLAAGPSLASETGAFVILDFPAAFGRVATEPTTIYVEGITGALYLDKPAEVAAYAYVWSDLDSRALDERQSARLIGETIGERYA, from the coding sequence GTGGATGAAACATCGGGTTCCACCGTCCCGAGGCGACAGCTCGGGCGGCTGCTCACCCAGCTCCGCGAGGAGGCGGCGGTCACGCTCGACGCGGCGGCCGAGGAGTTGGACTGCTCCCGGCAGAAGATCTGGCGCATTGAGAAGGGCCTCGTTCCGGCCCGGGTCATCGACGTACGGGCGCTCTGCACGCGCTATGGCGTGGCCGAGGAGGTGACCGAACTCGTACTCGGGTTGGCGCGGGAGACCCGGGCCACCGGCTGGTGGCACTCCTACGGCAGCGCCGTGCCCACCTGGTTCTCGCTCTACGTAGGCCTGGAGGAGCGGGCCCGGCAAGTGCGGATGTACAACGGCGAGCTGATTCCCGGCCTGTTACAGACCCGGGCCTACGCCACCGAGCTGTTCCGCCGTAAGTCACCGACGATGCCGCCGGAGGAGCGGGAGAAACTGGTGACCGTTCGGTTGCAGCGGCAAAACGTGTTGACTCGCCGACTGCCACCGGCCCCCACCCTCCGGGTGGTGCTGAGCGAGGCGGTGTTGCTCCGCTCGCCACTGGACCGGGCCGGGATGGGAGACCAGTTGCGGCATCTGTTGGAGGCGGGCGACCGCGACAACATCTCCATCCGGGTGCTGCCGCTCGCCGCCGGGCCGTCCCTGGCCAGTGAGACCGGTGCCTTCGTCATCCTCGACTTTCCGGCCGCCTTCGGCCGGGTCGCCACCGAGCCGACCACCATCTACGTCGAGGGCATCACCGGCGCGCTCTATCTGGACAAGCCGGCCGAGGTGGCCGCCTATGCGTACGTCTGGTCGGACCTGGATTCCCGCGCCCTGGACGAGAGACAATCAGCCAGGCTGATTGGCGAGACCATAGGAGAGCGCTATGCCTGA
- a CDS encoding 4a-hydroxytetrahydrobiopterin dehydratase: protein MAEVLDAEAVRSELDGLTGWTGNPAGISRTVELAGFPDAISLVDRVAVVAEEMAHHPDIDIRWRTVTFRCATHSVGGVTRRDIELARRIDEIAQGAA, encoded by the coding sequence ATGGCAGAGGTGCTCGACGCTGAGGCGGTGCGCAGTGAGCTGGACGGGTTGACCGGCTGGACCGGCAACCCGGCCGGCATCTCCCGTACCGTGGAGTTGGCGGGATTTCCCGACGCGATTTCCCTGGTCGACCGGGTCGCGGTGGTCGCCGAGGAGATGGCCCATCATCCGGACATCGACATACGCTGGCGCACCGTCACCTTCCGGTGCGCGACCCATTCCGTCGGCGGAGTGACCCGACGGGACATCGAGCTGGCCCGTCGTATCGACGAGATCGCCCAGGGAGCAGCGTGA
- a CDS encoding thrombospondin — MVRIPSFSRNQETAPTRAGSQVASDERSTTETVTRTDETRDGGRVAVTDRPDPTPTTKTRTPESRTTTAPARTTETRTTDTRTAGRARPVDVDDRRPETDRRPATDRTTDVPRKPDVDRGPQVDPSTERVVPAGPRPRASMLATLGLIFGVAAALFVLTGTLAGYGIGLGVLALLFSIGGVSATGRRHVAGKTDALIGLMLGLGALLIGVLAVSGEFGWPTMDGDTVLRFREWLDSQFVNRF; from the coding sequence ATGGTCAGAATTCCCTCGTTCTCGCGCAACCAGGAGACGGCGCCCACCCGGGCCGGCAGCCAGGTCGCCAGCGATGAGCGGTCGACCACCGAGACCGTCACTCGCACCGACGAGACCCGCGACGGTGGGCGGGTAGCGGTCACCGACCGCCCCGATCCCACACCGACGACCAAGACCCGAACCCCCGAATCGCGTACGACGACCGCCCCCGCCCGCACCACGGAGACACGCACCACCGATACACGTACGGCCGGTCGGGCGCGACCGGTCGACGTGGACGACCGCCGGCCAGAGACCGACCGCCGGCCGGCTACCGACCGGACGACGGACGTTCCCCGGAAGCCGGACGTCGACCGGGGGCCGCAGGTCGACCCGAGCACCGAACGGGTCGTACCCGCTGGCCCTCGCCCCCGGGCCAGCATGCTCGCCACTCTCGGCCTGATCTTCGGCGTGGCGGCGGCGCTCTTCGTGCTCACCGGCACCCTCGCCGGGTACGGCATCGGCCTGGGTGTCCTCGCCCTGCTGTTCAGCATCGGCGGGGTCTCGGCCACCGGCCGCCGCCACGTGGCCGGCAAGACCGATGCCCTGATCGGCCTCATGCTCGGCCTCGGCGCGCTACTCATCGGCGTACTCGCGGTCAGCGGCGAGTTCGGCTGGCCGACGATGGACGGTGACACCGTGCTGCGGTTCCGGGAGTGGCTTGACTCACAGTTTGTGAACCGGTTCTGA